The genome window AATCcctcgtctgcagctcttcctgaggtttcaaagtattttttgcaCAGTTTTTCTCATCCTGTTTGATGATCTAAGGATAGAAGATGTTGaaagctacagtatatacactGTAAAACCCTTTGGGACAACATTGTGATTTGGAGCttgaaggataggttcacaatttttcaagtcggtcttaaaacaacagtcaggtgcccatatgaacatcaaaacaggtttttctcACTGCAATCATTccacctgttcatactgactattagagcgtcccctccaaatgtgcttacaatgtaagtgatgggggcaaaATTCCGCCCTCGTTTTGATCAATAATTTAactaaaagtttatctgaggataatatgaggcttcatcctTCTGAGTTACTCAAATAaggtggatatcttccacagttacagcctttttagtaaaaaaaatccctctttgtgtcttgacagacagtgttttcatgttcagCTACAGTGGGAGAATTGTAACAGAGGGGATctgacactaaaaagacagtaactttgaaagatatctacttgaattgactaatttggacaggtGAAGaacttcaaatacatttttgaatacatttttatacagaaggaggactgtggattttgttccctatcacttacattgtaagtgcattatggaGGGAAATCCTAATGACCAGTATGAACaaggaacgattacagcaagaaaaacatgtgccaatgttcatttgggcacctgaatattgttttaggacagacttgaaaaattgtgaacccaccCTTTAAAAGACTTGATGTGACTTGGCTGTGtttagcactgttgcctcacagcaagaggaAGGTGAGTCTGAACCAGACCTAACCAACATGGAGAGAACGAGTAAACTCCACCTTTCTATGTAGTTTGTATGTTCTCTCCATGTCTGCGTGGCTTTCCCCTGGGTGCTCCAGTTTCATACAAGCAGGTTAAGTGAAACTGAATCTCTAAATTGCCTGTAGgtgcaaatgtgtttataacCAAGGCTTAGCAAtccaaaacaggaaaagcaaaTATGTAGAGTGGATTGATGGATTACAGACATGCTCAAAAATAAATTTTAGATCaaggttgttttttcctctaagTCATTATCACAAGAACCACacttaaaagtgaaaaaatattgttGAAAGTAAGCGGAACAAAAGCCTTCAGTGAAGAACTCTAGAAAGACACTTAGAGAACTCTTTAGGGAAAAAGCATAAGAACTTTTTTACCTCAGTGTGTAAGTTGCTGGGGGGaaagacaaaatgttaaatgtaaatgcacTTCAGTATATTCTCTTACATAAAGAGAGTTTCACCCCTTGAGGCCAGATGAGTAAGATTTTGAACAACTGTAGAGTTTTCTAGGAACATACTGGAATGTTCCATGTCCTTTTGCACTTGAGATTAAACCAGCACATGCCTGTGCATAAGGTTTCACTAATGCCTCTAAGATCTGTTACTTTTTTGAGAGatgattcagtgttttcacGGCTGCCAGCTTTGGTGCCATATTTAAGTTGAGACAAAAGCACACGCACAAAGGCACAGGGGCtagtgtgagaaaaaaaaaaaaaaaaagcgtgaGGAGATTATGGTCAGCGAGAGGTATTATGTTAAATATctaaatgattttaaatgcaaaatataatacaaaaagATAGCAGGTGAACAtatcaacaaaataaacatggtTATGTGTCAAGTGgtacagcatgtgtgtgcagcagtgcatttctgtgtgttaaGCTATGAGATCATGGCAGTGACCTAAACTGATTGAGCTCAAACAGCATCCTAGCCCCACTCCTGCCCCCCTTATAGTGGGTGGGGAGCAGGGTGCTATCTGTGGACTTGAAAAGTGACAGGACCAGCTGGGGAATGAAATCCAGTAAGACAGGCAGTTGGTCTGGGAGACGCGGATCACGAGCCCCCCATATTGCTCTGTTACAGCACCCTGCAACTCAGCTTGGTGAGAAAGACCAGCCAGGATTCAGTGCTACTGCTGCCAAACATCAGGAGTTCTACAACAACCAGACATCACAGAGCCACTGGAACATGTTCTGTATGGCTCATTCAAGAACCCTGGAGATCAATCAGCAGCCATTATctttagcaatcccctcaaTGCTCTAAGTGTTGGTGATTCAGATAATCACATGCTGACATCGTGTTATAGGCAATAGAAACAACAGTACTGTGAGGACAATGGGTGGGAAGCAATCTCACAGTTTCTCTAACAAGGAGCTGAATGAGGTGAGTGTGAGTCAAAGGAGGAGGAGTGCTGTTAGAGACGACCAGCCCAGCCTGTCATCGGCTGCTGAGAGGATCCGCAGACACGCCACGGTGCACTTTGGCTACAGCACGCTGAGCCTCGCCATGCGGGGGCTGGGTGAGACCCCCGCAGAGCTGTGGGAGCTCCGAGAGGTGCAGAAGCTAAACTTGTCCATGAATTGCCTGTGCTCCCTGCCCCCTACCCTGAGTGCTCTGGACAATCTGGTGATCCTGAACCTGTGGGGCAACAACCTGTCTAGCCTCCCGCCTGAGATCGGCCTCCTGAAGAAGCTACGTGTGCTCTTCGCCTGTCGCAACCGCCTGAGCGAGGTCCCTGAGGAGCTGGGCTCCTGCACCTGCTTGGAGGTGCTCAGTCTGGCCAACAACCAGATCACAGGCCTCCCTGGTAGCTTGGCAGCCATGCACAATCTGACCAAACTCAACCTTAGTCACAACCGCATCTCTCACATCCCCACCTGTGTTTACAGCATGAAGGGCCTGGTGTTCCTCCACCTTGCCTGCAACCGTCTGGAGACCATTGCGGACCAGATCCAGGACTTAGTTAACTTGAAGATCCTCATCGTGGAGGGAAACAGTATCCACACACTGCCTAAGACTCTATGCTTTCTGGAGTCTTTAGAACTCCTCAATGTTGACTTCAATGACCTGCAAAATGTGCCGATGGAACTGTATCTGCTGAGCAGGCTCGGGAGGTTAGCCTGCCATCCCCTGGATAAAGGACTTCATATTATCAATAACCCCCTCCTCAAGCCTATTCAGGAGGTGCTGCAAGGGGGGCTCAGTGCCCTCTACAACTACCTCAAACCCACGTGAGGGACtaccattgtgtgtgtgtgtctgcgtgtgtctAAAAGTGTGTCGTAATGTGATGTTGGCACAAAATCTGACCCCTGGCACATGGTAGTCATGCTCCTCTCTTACAACACACTGCCTCACTATAGATACTATCACTCAAGACAAATGACCATTACTCACTAATATTATGGGAAATCTTCTGGCAGACAAATagattttttctgctttttgatttttgaaacatttggttacaaataaacaactAGAAACTGCTGTGTCACGTGTAAACATTTGTTAAAGGGTCACGACAAGTTGCTCAGCTAATGCAAAAATTCACAGGTCCACATTTGGAGGCTGATTACTGGCCAGTTGAACTTGTTTGGCCTTTGGTAGTGAGAGGGGCACGAGGTAAGTTCAGGCTGCAGATCACCGCTCTCTTTGTTGTACACAGGTCATGAGGATCGGGTGTGTAAAGTCAGTGGAAAGAACAGTAGAGGGGGGGGCTTAAGTTctgcaaaataaacaaaacaaaacacaacagggACTTAGTCTCTGATTAAATGTTGTTCCACTCCATCAGATGGGAGTGGTGCTGCTGGATGGCAGCTCCTCTGAGGTTGTTGGAAAGCAGACATTGAAagcagtgacagaaaaaaacttaGATGATATAAAAAATGTCTTGTCATGTGTGGAAAAGTATGGGACACATTATTAAATTCAAACCACTGTATTACTTTAATAAAATAGTTGTATGAGCCTTATAACTACTGTTATCTGTCTAATGTTTTGCAGTTGTagcaaatgtaatgtaatgcaatgtGAATATCTTTGCTAAAGACAAGTTTATAAAATGCCATAACAAAAGTGTGCTGTATGATCCAGCATCATGTAGCatagaaaatatgtttacacAGTGGCCAGTTTTGCTCTGATATCCTCTAGCACATATAAAACCAGTctaagaataaaaatgtaataactcaATATTATCGTTTTTTATCATATTGGAATGAGATGAGTGAGATGTTATAACTGTATAAAATTATATTCTCGAATTGCTGCAAATTCtacttaaaaactaaaaaaaagtgtgatttaATTGGTGATTTTTCTTAATGCAAAAAAGTAATACTTTATTGATATTAACATTATTGTTTTATGTGAGTTTTTGAATCCATATTGTAATATACTGCATAAAGCTATCAGAAATGTTATTTAGTTAATATGTGATAttgctttcaatcatatcacacagccctaTT of Thunnus thynnus chromosome 12, fThuThy2.1, whole genome shotgun sequence contains these proteins:
- the LOC137194472 gene encoding leucine-rich repeat-containing protein 30-like, with the translated sequence MGGKQSHSFSNKELNEVSVSQRRRSAVRDDQPSLSSAAERIRRHATVHFGYSTLSLAMRGLGETPAELWELREVQKLNLSMNCLCSLPPTLSALDNLVILNLWGNNLSSLPPEIGLLKKLRVLFACRNRLSEVPEELGSCTCLEVLSLANNQITGLPGSLAAMHNLTKLNLSHNRISHIPTCVYSMKGLVFLHLACNRLETIADQIQDLVNLKILIVEGNSIHTLPKTLCFLESLELLNVDFNDLQNVPMELYLLSRLGRLACHPLDKGLHIINNPLLKPIQEVLQGGLSALYNYLKPT